The DNA sequence AAAATTTCTTTTTTATGATTAGATAATGGCTCTCTAATTAATTTTAAAAATGGAATTTCGTGAATCACATCAAAATAATAGGGTCCCAAATTGGCATATTTAAAATCGGGAACCATATAGATTCTAATCATTTTGTGTTCTGCCACCTCCACGATTTTTTTATATAAATCAACATCAATTCTGTCATCGCAAAAAATGATACTGTTGATTTTGGTATTTTCTAAGTCTTCAAATAACTGATCTATTTCACCTAAATATCTGTTTTTGGTTTCTGTCTCGATGGGTGCGTACACACCTCTTAATCCCATAAATCTTCTTAGATCTTTATTTGATAATAATGATGTTGACAATTTATTCTCTCCAATAAGCACTGTATTAAAGGAATATAATTTTCGTCCTAATTTAACCCTGTTCTTTTTTCTGTACAGGAATAAAAGAAATCTGGTAAGAGTCATACAAAAACCAACTAATAAAAAATAAATTATCACATTTTTATAGTCAATCTTCACAGAAAAAATAAGATATAAGTAAAGTAATGAAGCCCCTACTAATAAAGCGAAAGATTTTGTCAATGCATTAAAATGCAATGAAGACTCCATAATTTTCAAACTTTTATAGGGCTTAGTTATCATTGTAATGACAAACCAGGACACATTCAAAAGAATAAACTGGACTTTAAAATCCTGTGCAAAACTTC is a window from the Chryseobacterium sp. T16E-39 genome containing:
- a CDS encoding exopolysaccharide biosynthesis polyprenyl glycosylphosphotransferase; amino-acid sequence: MLVSFFKYLRGIFLIGDYIIINGLFILGKLYFFEFDERSFAQDFKVQFILLNVSWFVITMITKPYKSLKIMESSLHFNALTKSFALLVGASLLYLYLIFSVKIDYKNVIIYFLLVGFCMTLTRFLLFLYRKKNRVKLGRKLYSFNTVLIGENKLSTSLLSNKDLRRFMGLRGVYAPIETETKNRYLGEIDQLFEDLENTKINSIIFCDDRIDVDLYKKIVEVAEHKMIRIYMVPDFKYANLGPYYFDVIHEIPFLKLIREPLSNHKKEILKRTFDIGFSLFVIVFLLSWLVPIVALIIKLESNDSVFFLQKRSGLNNVPFNCIKFRSMTINTNADLQIAKKNDPRVTKFGAFMRKTSIDELPQFINVFLGNMSIVGPRPHMMSQTDMYSKITKKYMTRHIVKPGITGWAQVMGSRGEIFSHRDMEKRIEKDIWYIQNWSFFLDIKIIFLTLYNILKGDEQAY